A section of the Callospermophilus lateralis isolate mCalLat2 chromosome 16, mCalLat2.hap1, whole genome shotgun sequence genome encodes:
- the Rpl30 gene encoding large ribosomal subunit protein eL30: MVAAKKTKKSLESINSRLQLVMKSGKYVLGYKQTLKMIRQGKAKLVILANNCPALRKSEIEYYAMLAKTGVHHYSGNNIELGTACGKYYRVCTLSIIDPGDSDIIRSMPEQTGEK, encoded by the exons CCGCAAAAAAGACG AAAAAGTCCCTGGAGTCGATCAACTCTCGGCTTCAGCTTGTTATGAAAAGTGGAAAGTATGTACTGGGGTACAAGCAAACTCTGAAGATGATCAGACAGGGCAAAGCGAAATTGGTCATCCTTGCCAACAACTGTCCAGCTTTAAG GAAATCTGAAATAGAGTACTATGCCATGTTGGCCAAAACTGGTGTCCATCACTACAGTGGCAATAATATTGAACTGGGCACAGCATGTGGAAAATACTACAGAGTATGCACACTGTCTATCATTGATCCag gtgATTCTGATATCATTAGAAGCATGCCAGAACAGACTGGTGAAAAGTAA